Proteins encoded by one window of Halomonas sp. Bachu 37:
- a CDS encoding FAD:protein FMN transferase, protein MAIQFGRPLTHHVYARAIGWGLAVLALAILVGCSESDRPLETPVRLEGEIFGTFYQVTIADPLTQGQAQTLEEGFLQELEDVDQAMSTYRDDAELVLFNQAPLNEWQPLSDELIEVMAIARSVAEASNGAFDVTIGDVVNLWSFGPEARPQEVPDESQLQERLSLIGFDALELDTQALQARRTRDVFVDLSGVAKGHATDRVAEYLERQDIEHYLVNLGGELRVKGYREQDSQEPWRIGIEVPENGPQRAQHVLPVHDISVATSGDYRNYFEEDGRRYSHTLDPRSGRPIEHHVASVSVAHPSNAWADAWATALSVLGGEAGMALAIEQELKVLMLVRRDDQWVSLASPAFVEFFGAETMEQLGIQRYDTDQHDA, encoded by the coding sequence ATGGCAATCCAGTTTGGCAGACCGCTTACGCACCATGTCTACGCCCGTGCTATCGGATGGGGGCTAGCCGTCCTTGCCCTGGCGATACTCGTTGGATGCTCGGAGTCCGATCGTCCCCTGGAGACGCCGGTACGCCTGGAAGGTGAAATTTTCGGCACGTTCTACCAGGTCACCATCGCCGATCCCTTGACCCAGGGACAGGCTCAGACGTTGGAAGAGGGCTTTCTGCAAGAGCTGGAAGATGTCGACCAGGCCATGTCCACCTATCGCGATGACGCCGAGCTGGTACTGTTCAATCAGGCTCCCTTAAACGAGTGGCAGCCATTGTCCGACGAATTGATCGAGGTAATGGCCATCGCCCGCTCGGTGGCCGAAGCCAGCAACGGTGCCTTCGATGTCACCATCGGCGATGTCGTCAATCTGTGGAGTTTCGGCCCGGAAGCGCGCCCGCAGGAGGTTCCCGACGAGAGCCAGCTGCAGGAGCGCCTCTCTCTGATCGGCTTCGACGCTCTGGAGCTGGATACCCAGGCGTTGCAGGCCCGCCGTACTCGAGATGTGTTCGTCGATCTTTCCGGCGTGGCCAAGGGCCACGCCACCGACCGGGTGGCGGAGTACCTGGAGCGCCAGGATATCGAGCACTATCTTGTCAACCTGGGGGGCGAATTGCGGGTCAAGGGGTATCGCGAGCAGGATAGTCAGGAGCCTTGGCGAATCGGTATCGAAGTTCCGGAAAACGGACCACAGCGAGCGCAGCACGTCCTGCCTGTACACGACATTTCCGTGGCCACTTCAGGCGACTACCGCAATTATTTCGAAGAAGACGGGCGGCGCTACTCCCACACCCTCGACCCGCGCAGCGGCAGGCCTATCGAACATCATGTGGCATCAGTCAGCGTGGCGCATCCCTCCAACGCCTGGGCCGATGCCTGGGCCACGGCGCTTAGTGTACTGGGGGGCGAGGCCGGCATGGCGCTGGCTATAGAGCAGGAACTCAAGGTGTTGATGCTGGTGCGCCGGGATGACCAATGGGTCAGCCTCGCCAGCCCGGCGTTTGTGGAATTCTTCGGCGCGGAAACAATGGAGCAACTGGGAATACAACGCTATGACACAGACCAGCACGATGCATGA
- a CDS encoding cation diffusion facilitator family transporter, which produces MTQTVESPEVHDRQLQSRDAKRVTYVGAWLDGLLSIVKVVVGFMVGSAALVADGIHSFSDLVTDGFVLAAIHYGHQEPDDDHHYGHGRIETLTTLLLGSVLIFVAGGIAWSSLVRLFNGTAVEPPGAWAILVAFAALLAKEWIFRYTMRVAKRVKSKLLEANAWHSRSDALSTAVVLAAMIASQFGAGWVDAVAAIIVGLLVGKVGWDLLWESARELVDTALPEDIQQQMHDVACSAPGVDSVHELRTRQSAGWVMVDLHVVVAPKITVSEAHEIGNEVSRRLRHEFPALTDVIFHIDPEDDAGEGDPSRLPGLPLRPEVEAALNERWYKHPVWRTLNELQLHYLDDKVSVSLIIDNAVQQPPQCLASQLKALASDIEWLGHVEVMFITRAASSSMR; this is translated from the coding sequence ATGACTCAGACCGTTGAATCGCCAGAGGTTCACGACCGACAGCTGCAAAGTCGTGACGCCAAGCGCGTCACCTATGTCGGTGCCTGGCTGGACGGCTTGCTGAGCATCGTGAAGGTCGTTGTTGGGTTCATGGTCGGCTCGGCGGCGCTGGTAGCCGACGGCATTCACTCCTTCTCCGACCTGGTGACCGACGGCTTCGTACTCGCCGCGATCCACTATGGACATCAGGAGCCCGATGACGATCACCATTATGGCCATGGTCGCATCGAAACCCTGACCACGTTGCTGCTCGGCAGTGTATTGATTTTCGTCGCTGGCGGTATCGCCTGGTCGAGCTTGGTGCGCCTGTTCAACGGCACAGCGGTGGAGCCCCCCGGAGCCTGGGCGATTCTGGTCGCCTTCGCCGCGTTATTGGCCAAGGAGTGGATCTTTCGCTACACCATGCGCGTCGCCAAGCGCGTGAAGTCGAAACTGCTCGAGGCCAATGCCTGGCATTCGCGCAGCGACGCCCTCTCCACGGCGGTGGTATTGGCGGCGATGATCGCCTCCCAGTTCGGTGCCGGCTGGGTCGATGCTGTGGCCGCTATCATCGTCGGCCTGCTGGTCGGCAAGGTAGGCTGGGACCTATTGTGGGAATCGGCCCGGGAACTGGTCGACACAGCGCTTCCGGAGGATATCCAGCAGCAGATGCACGACGTGGCGTGCAGTGCTCCCGGCGTTGATAGCGTGCATGAATTGCGCACTCGCCAATCCGCCGGCTGGGTGATGGTCGATTTGCATGTGGTGGTGGCGCCCAAGATCACCGTTTCCGAGGCCCATGAAATCGGTAATGAAGTGAGCCGTCGCCTGCGCCACGAATTTCCCGCGCTGACCGATGTAATTTTCCATATCGACCCCGAGGACGATGCCGGTGAGGGCGATCCCAGCCGCCTGCCGGGGCTGCCGCTGCGTCCCGAGGTAGAAGCGGCACTCAACGAGCGCTGGTACAAGCACCCGGTATGGCGCACGCTCAACGAGCTGCAACTGCACTATCTGGATGACAAGGTCTCGGTATCGTTGATCATCGACAATGCCGTCCAGCAGCCGCCCCAGTGTCTCGCCAGCCAGCTGAAAGCGCTGGCCAGCGACATCGAGTGGCTAGGCCACGTCGAGGTGATGTTCATTACCCGGGCGGCCAGCAGTTCGATGCGTTGA
- the glmU gene encoding bifunctional UDP-N-acetylglucosamine diphosphorylase/glucosamine-1-phosphate N-acetyltransferase GlmU, which produces MTQTSTMHDEIAAERQALDVVILAAGKGTRMRSQRPKVLHTLAGKPMVRHVMDVAERLRPERLHVVVGHGAEQLREALRDTSARFALQAEQKGTGHAVAQTLEQLGNGKVLILYGDVPLIRRDTLTALLAQVDDQHLGLLTVTLADPTGYGRILRNAAGEAIAIVEQKDASPDELDVRECNTGIMAMTATQLKRWLPRLSADNAQGEYYLTDVIAMAAEEGIQVATAQPATALEVEGVNNRAQMARLERAYQERLAQRLLEQGVALADPARLDVRGQLNCGHDVEIDVGCVFEGEVELGEGVRIGPYCVIRNSTLGAGSVVESHSVIDGAVAAGRNQIGPFARLRPGTRLAIKAKVGNFVETKNAEVGEDSKINHLSYVGDARLGRGVNIGAGTITCNYDGINKHRTDIADDAFIGSNSALVAPVSIGRGATVGAGSTIAKDVADNTLAVTRGRQVNKPDWPRPGKSDK; this is translated from the coding sequence ATGACACAGACCAGCACGATGCATGACGAGATAGCCGCAGAACGCCAAGCGCTGGATGTGGTGATACTGGCAGCCGGCAAAGGTACCCGCATGCGTTCCCAGCGCCCCAAGGTGCTGCACACTCTGGCCGGAAAGCCCATGGTGCGCCATGTCATGGACGTGGCCGAGCGGCTACGTCCCGAACGCCTGCACGTGGTGGTGGGCCATGGCGCCGAGCAACTGCGCGAGGCACTGCGCGACACCTCCGCCCGCTTCGCCCTGCAGGCCGAACAGAAAGGCACCGGACACGCCGTGGCCCAGACGCTTGAACAGTTGGGCAACGGCAAGGTGTTGATCCTTTATGGCGATGTGCCGTTGATTCGCCGCGATACCCTGACGGCTTTGCTGGCCCAGGTCGATGACCAGCATCTGGGCTTATTGACCGTGACGCTCGCCGACCCCACCGGTTACGGACGGATTCTGCGCAATGCGGCGGGAGAGGCGATCGCCATCGTCGAGCAGAAGGATGCCTCACCGGATGAACTCGACGTCCGCGAATGCAATACCGGCATCATGGCCATGACGGCGACGCAGCTGAAACGCTGGTTGCCGCGACTCTCCGCCGACAATGCCCAGGGCGAGTACTATCTCACCGACGTGATCGCCATGGCCGCCGAAGAAGGTATTCAGGTAGCAACCGCCCAACCGGCCACGGCGCTGGAGGTAGAAGGGGTCAATAACCGGGCCCAGATGGCGCGCCTGGAGCGGGCCTATCAGGAGCGGCTGGCGCAGCGGTTGCTGGAGCAGGGCGTGGCCCTGGCCGACCCCGCCCGGCTGGATGTCCGCGGGCAGTTGAATTGTGGCCATGACGTGGAAATCGACGTGGGTTGTGTCTTCGAAGGCGAGGTGGAACTCGGCGAGGGCGTTCGCATCGGCCCCTACTGCGTGATTCGCAACAGCACCCTGGGTGCCGGTAGCGTGGTGGAATCACACAGCGTGATTGACGGCGCTGTAGCGGCAGGGCGCAATCAGATCGGGCCGTTCGCCCGGTTGCGCCCCGGCACACGCCTGGCGATCAAGGCGAAGGTGGGTAATTTCGTCGAGACCAAGAATGCCGAAGTCGGGGAAGATTCCAAGATCAACCACCTAAGCTACGTAGGCGATGCCCGGCTGGGGCGCGGTGTCAACATAGGCGCGGGGACGATTACCTGCAACTATGATGGTATCAACAAGCATCGTACGGATATCGCCGATGACGCCTTCATCGGTTCCAACAGCGCCCTGGTGGCACCCGTCAGCATCGGCCGTGGCGCCACGGTGGGCGCGGGTTCCACCATTGCCAAGGATGTGGCGGACAATACCCTGGCGGTGACACGCGGCCGCCAAGTGAACAAACCCGACTGGCCGCGTCCCGGCAAGAGCGATAAATAA
- a CDS encoding undecaprenyl-diphosphate phosphatase codes for MDWLQVVVLSLVQGLTEFLPISSSAHLILVPVLTHWEDQGLAFDVALHLGSLSAVVIYFRQELWRILLSSLMAIKGRGVDQDARLGFWVCLATLPVSIAGFLLHDLVSAGMRSTVIIATSLIGFGVLLGYADMRRGGTQSEYQLGLKEVLWIGGAQVLALIPGTSRSGITMTAALLVGMSREGAARFSFLLSIPVIVLAGGWEALSLWQQPQAIDWPALALGTLLSAISAYLCIHYFLVVIKKIGMQPFVIYRVLFGAWLLWFFHG; via the coding sequence ATGGATTGGTTACAGGTGGTGGTGTTGTCCCTCGTGCAGGGGTTGACGGAATTTCTTCCTATTTCCAGTTCGGCCCACCTTATTCTGGTGCCGGTACTGACTCATTGGGAAGACCAGGGACTCGCCTTCGATGTAGCCTTGCACTTGGGCAGCCTGTCGGCGGTCGTCATCTATTTTCGTCAGGAGTTGTGGCGCATCCTCCTAAGCAGCCTGATGGCAATCAAGGGCCGTGGGGTAGATCAGGACGCCCGGCTGGGTTTCTGGGTGTGCCTGGCCACGCTGCCGGTGAGTATCGCCGGTTTTCTGTTGCACGATCTGGTGTCCGCCGGCATGCGTTCCACTGTCATCATCGCCACCAGCCTGATCGGGTTCGGCGTGCTGCTGGGCTATGCCGACATGCGCCGGGGCGGTACGCAGAGCGAGTACCAACTGGGGCTGAAGGAGGTCCTGTGGATTGGCGGAGCCCAGGTACTAGCGTTGATTCCGGGCACCTCGCGGTCGGGTATCACCATGACCGCGGCACTGCTGGTCGGCATGAGCCGCGAAGGAGCGGCGCGTTTCTCCTTTCTACTCTCCATCCCGGTAATCGTGCTGGCGGGAGGATGGGAGGCCTTGAGCCTTTGGCAGCAGCCGCAAGCCATCGACTGGCCCGCGCTGGCACTAGGCACGTTGCTCTCCGCCATCAGCGCTTATCTGTGTATTCACTATTTTCTGGTAGTGATCAAGAAAATCGGCATGCAACCGTTCGTCATCTACCGCGTACTGTTCGGCGCATGGTTACTGTGGTTTTTTCATGGCTGA